A window of the Deltaproteobacteria bacterium genome harbors these coding sequences:
- a CDS encoding DUF433 domain-containing protein, translating into MKLDRINVVPGVCEGRPTIRGLRLTVEFVLKLLGSGYTADDIVREYPELEREDVFQAARYGAWLASQRTSAVA; encoded by the coding sequence ATGAAGCTCGATCGCATCAACGTCGTCCCCGGCGTGTGCGAAGGACGTCCGACCATCCGAGGCCTCCGTCTCACCGTCGAGTTCGTTCTGAAGCTTCTCGGCAGCGGCTACACGGCTGACGATATCGTTCGAGAGTACCCGGAACTGGAACGAGAAGATGTCTTCCAAGCCGCTCGCTACGGCGCCTGGCTCGCAAGCCAGCGCACGTCCGCCGTGGCGTGA
- a CDS encoding DUF433 domain-containing protein has protein sequence MPAIVLAPRIVANPEILGGKAIIEGTRLSVEFILGQLGRGLGVDEVVREIDSLRGLGIDVVTVDDRRRTVARPTSYGRTSAGRRARTAS, from the coding sequence ATGCCCGCGATCGTGCTGGCGCCCCGGATCGTGGCCAACCCCGAAATCTTGGGGGGAAAGGCCATCATCGAGGGGACCCGCCTCAGCGTCGAGTTCATTCTCGGCCAACTCGGCCGTGGCCTCGGCGTCGACGAAGTCGTCAGGGAGATCGATAGCCTCCGCGGCCTCGGCATCGACGTGGTCACCGTCGACGACCGGCGCCGGACGGTGGCGCGCCCCACATCCTATGGTCGTACCTCCGCGGGCAGACGAGCGAGGACGGCCTCGTAA
- a CDS encoding DUF5615 family PIN-like protein, protein MKFLADLNIAPRTVLALRQQGFDIVRLDEVKLAHATDEAIVAYARAHGHVVVTQDLDFSAIVALSGLSAPSILSLRLGSAKADAVTERLSTILPNIQNDLANGAIVTVDDRIRIRSLPIAD, encoded by the coding sequence GTGAAGTTCCTCGCGGACCTCAACATCGCACCACGCACGGTGCTGGCGCTGCGCCAGCAAGGTTTCGACATCGTCCGCCTCGATGAGGTGAAGCTCGCCCACGCCACCGACGAGGCGATCGTGGCATATGCCAGGGCTCATGGACACGTCGTCGTCACCCAGGATCTCGACTTCTCAGCGATCGTCGCCTTGTCGGGACTGAGCGCACCCTCAATACTTTCGCTACGGCTCGGATCCGCCAAGGCCGACGCGGTTACCGAGCGCTTGAGCACGATTCTGCCTAACATCCAGAATGATCTTGCCAACGGGGCGATCGTCACCGTCGACGACCGAATCCGAATACGAAGCCTGCCGATCGCGGACTGA